Proteins encoded in a region of the Acipenser ruthenus chromosome 11, fAciRut3.2 maternal haplotype, whole genome shotgun sequence genome:
- the LOC117426806 gene encoding armadillo repeat-containing protein 8 isoform X1 → MACLLEAPLRISVLSEVTASSRHYVDRLFDPDPQKVLLGVIDMKNAVIGNNKQKANLIVLGAVPRLLYLLQQDSSGAELRTECAVVLGSLAMGTENNVKSLVDCHIIPALLQGLLSQDLKFIEACLRCLRTVFISTVTPVQLLYTDAAVIPHLMSLLSRSRRTQEYICQIFSHCCKTPDHQMILYNHGAIQNIAHLLISFSYKVQMQALKCFSVLAYENPQVSMTLVNVLVDGELLSQVFVRMMQRDKPIEMQLTAAKCLTYMCRAGAIRTDDNCIVLKTLPCLVRMCSKERLLEERVDGAETLAYLIEPDVELQRIASITDHLIAMLADYFKYPSSVSAITDIKRLDHDLKHAHELRQAAFKLYASLGANDEDIRKKIIETENMMDRIVSGLSESSIKVRLAAVRCLHSLSRSVQQLRTSFQDHAVWKPLMKLLQNAPEEVLVMASSTLCNLLLEFSPSKEPILESGAIDLLCSLTQSESPALRVNGIWALMNMAFQAEQKIKMDILRALSTEQLFRLLSDPDVNVLMKTLGLLRNLLSTRPHIDQIMSSHGKQIMQAVTLILEGEHNIEVKEQTLCILANIADGTTAKDLIMINDDILQKIKYYMGHSNVKLQLAATFCISNLIWNEEEGSQERQDRLREMGFVDILHKLTQSADPSLCDRAKTAMQQYLA, encoded by the exons ATGGCGTGTTTGCTGGAGGCCCCTCTCCGTATCAGCGTGCTATCT GAGGTCACAGCTAGCAGTCGCCATTATGTTGACAGACTCTTCGACCCAGACCCACAGAAAGTGCTGCTGGGAGTCAT tgACATGAAGAATGCAGTCATCGGAAACAACAAGCAGAAGGCAAACCTGATCGTGCTGGGAGCTGTTCCCAG GCTGCTGTACCTCCTCCAGCAGGACTCCTCTGGCGCGGAGCTGCGGACCGAGTGTGCCGTGGTGCTGGGCAGCCTGGCCATGGGCACCGAGAACAACGTCAAGTCCCTGGTGGACTGCCACATCATCCCTGCCCTGCTGCAAG GTCTTCTCTCTCAGGACCTCAAGTTCATTGAGGCTTGTCTGCGCTGCTTGCGGACGGTCTTCATCAGCACTGTCACTCCTGTGCAGCTCCTCTATACG GATGCAGCAGTGATCCCTCACCTCATGTCTTTGTTAAGCCGGTCGAGACGCACACAGGAGTACATCTGTCAGATCTTCTCTCACTGCTGCAAG ACTCCAGACCATCAGATGATACTCTACAACCACGGGGCTATCCAGAACATTGCACACCTCCTGATCTCCTTTTCATACAAG GTACAAATGCAGGCACTGAAATGCTTCTCGGTCCTGGCCTACGAAAACCCTCAGGTCTCCATGACTCTGGTGAATG tgctgGTGGATGGAGAGCTGCTATCTCAGGTATTCGTCAGGATGATGCAGAGGGACAAGCCCATTGAAATGCAGCTCACAGCAGCCAAATG CCTAACGTACATGTGCAGAGCTGGAGCCATCAGGACTGATGATAACTGCATTGTGTTAAAG ACTCTGCCCTGTCTGGTGCGCATGTGCAGTAAGGAGCGCTTGCTGGAGGAGAGGGTGGACGGTGCAGAGACGCTGGCCTATCTGATTGAGCCGGATGTGGAGCTGCAGAGAATCGCCAGCATCACTGACCACCTGATCGCCATGCTCGCAGACTACTTCAAATACCCCAGCTCTGTCAGCGCCATCACAGACATCAAGCGG CTGGACCATGACCTGAAGCATGCCCACGAGCTGCGACAGGCGGCCTTCAAGCTCTATGCATCTCTGGGGGCAAACGACGAGGACATCCGGAAGAAG ATAATTGAAACTGAGAATATGATGGACCGAATTGTCAGTGGATTGTCAGAGTCTAGTATCAAGGTGCGGTTAGCGGCCGTCAG GTGTCTGCACAGCCTGTCTCGCTCCGTTCAGCAGCTCCGGACCAGCTTCCAGGACCACGCTGTGTGGAAACCACTGATGAAG CTGCTACAGAATGCTCCGGAAGAGGTCCTGGTCATGGCCTCCTCCACACTGTGCAACCTGCTGCTTGAGTTCTCCCCCAGCAAGGAG CCGATTCTGGAGTCCGGAGCGATCGATCTTTTGTGCAGCCTGACTCAGAGTGAGAGCCCAGCGCTGCGGGTCAATGGGATCTGGGCACTCATG AACATGGCGTTCCAGGCAGAGCAGAAGATCAAGATGGATATCCTGCGAGCGCTGAGCACGGAGCAGCTCTTCAGACTGCTCTCTGACCCTGATGTCAACGTGCTCATGAAGACCCTGGGACTGCTGAGGAACCTGCTCTCCACACGGCCG CACATCGATCAGATCATGAGCTCTCACGGGAAGCAGATCATGCAGGCGGTCACTCTGATCCTGGAGGGAGAGCACAACATCGAGGTCAAGGAGCAG ACGCTCTGTATCTTGGCTAACATTGCTGACGGAACAACCGCCAAGGATCTGATTATGATCAATGATGACATCCTACAGAAGATTAAATATTACATG gggcACTCCAATGTGAAGCTGCAGCTCGCCGCCACCTTCTGCATCTCCAACCTGATCTGGAACGAggaggagg GCTCTCAGGAGCGGCAGGACAGGCTCAGAGAGATGGGTTTTGTAGATATTCTACACAAACTGACACAGTCTGCTGACCCCAGCCTCTGTGATCG agcGAAGACCGCGATGCAGCAGTACCTGGCGTGA
- the LOC117426806 gene encoding armadillo repeat-containing protein 8 isoform X2: MACLLEAPLRISVLSVTASSRHYVDRLFDPDPQKVLLGVIDMKNAVIGNNKQKANLIVLGAVPRLLYLLQQDSSGAELRTECAVVLGSLAMGTENNVKSLVDCHIIPALLQGLLSQDLKFIEACLRCLRTVFISTVTPVQLLYTDAAVIPHLMSLLSRSRRTQEYICQIFSHCCKTPDHQMILYNHGAIQNIAHLLISFSYKVQMQALKCFSVLAYENPQVSMTLVNVLVDGELLSQVFVRMMQRDKPIEMQLTAAKCLTYMCRAGAIRTDDNCIVLKTLPCLVRMCSKERLLEERVDGAETLAYLIEPDVELQRIASITDHLIAMLADYFKYPSSVSAITDIKRLDHDLKHAHELRQAAFKLYASLGANDEDIRKKIIETENMMDRIVSGLSESSIKVRLAAVRCLHSLSRSVQQLRTSFQDHAVWKPLMKLLQNAPEEVLVMASSTLCNLLLEFSPSKEPILESGAIDLLCSLTQSESPALRVNGIWALMNMAFQAEQKIKMDILRALSTEQLFRLLSDPDVNVLMKTLGLLRNLLSTRPHIDQIMSSHGKQIMQAVTLILEGEHNIEVKEQTLCILANIADGTTAKDLIMINDDILQKIKYYMGHSNVKLQLAATFCISNLIWNEEEGSQERQDRLREMGFVDILHKLTQSADPSLCDRAKTAMQQYLA, from the exons ATGGCGTGTTTGCTGGAGGCCCCTCTCCGTATCAGCGTGCTATCT GTCACAGCTAGCAGTCGCCATTATGTTGACAGACTCTTCGACCCAGACCCACAGAAAGTGCTGCTGGGAGTCAT tgACATGAAGAATGCAGTCATCGGAAACAACAAGCAGAAGGCAAACCTGATCGTGCTGGGAGCTGTTCCCAG GCTGCTGTACCTCCTCCAGCAGGACTCCTCTGGCGCGGAGCTGCGGACCGAGTGTGCCGTGGTGCTGGGCAGCCTGGCCATGGGCACCGAGAACAACGTCAAGTCCCTGGTGGACTGCCACATCATCCCTGCCCTGCTGCAAG GTCTTCTCTCTCAGGACCTCAAGTTCATTGAGGCTTGTCTGCGCTGCTTGCGGACGGTCTTCATCAGCACTGTCACTCCTGTGCAGCTCCTCTATACG GATGCAGCAGTGATCCCTCACCTCATGTCTTTGTTAAGCCGGTCGAGACGCACACAGGAGTACATCTGTCAGATCTTCTCTCACTGCTGCAAG ACTCCAGACCATCAGATGATACTCTACAACCACGGGGCTATCCAGAACATTGCACACCTCCTGATCTCCTTTTCATACAAG GTACAAATGCAGGCACTGAAATGCTTCTCGGTCCTGGCCTACGAAAACCCTCAGGTCTCCATGACTCTGGTGAATG tgctgGTGGATGGAGAGCTGCTATCTCAGGTATTCGTCAGGATGATGCAGAGGGACAAGCCCATTGAAATGCAGCTCACAGCAGCCAAATG CCTAACGTACATGTGCAGAGCTGGAGCCATCAGGACTGATGATAACTGCATTGTGTTAAAG ACTCTGCCCTGTCTGGTGCGCATGTGCAGTAAGGAGCGCTTGCTGGAGGAGAGGGTGGACGGTGCAGAGACGCTGGCCTATCTGATTGAGCCGGATGTGGAGCTGCAGAGAATCGCCAGCATCACTGACCACCTGATCGCCATGCTCGCAGACTACTTCAAATACCCCAGCTCTGTCAGCGCCATCACAGACATCAAGCGG CTGGACCATGACCTGAAGCATGCCCACGAGCTGCGACAGGCGGCCTTCAAGCTCTATGCATCTCTGGGGGCAAACGACGAGGACATCCGGAAGAAG ATAATTGAAACTGAGAATATGATGGACCGAATTGTCAGTGGATTGTCAGAGTCTAGTATCAAGGTGCGGTTAGCGGCCGTCAG GTGTCTGCACAGCCTGTCTCGCTCCGTTCAGCAGCTCCGGACCAGCTTCCAGGACCACGCTGTGTGGAAACCACTGATGAAG CTGCTACAGAATGCTCCGGAAGAGGTCCTGGTCATGGCCTCCTCCACACTGTGCAACCTGCTGCTTGAGTTCTCCCCCAGCAAGGAG CCGATTCTGGAGTCCGGAGCGATCGATCTTTTGTGCAGCCTGACTCAGAGTGAGAGCCCAGCGCTGCGGGTCAATGGGATCTGGGCACTCATG AACATGGCGTTCCAGGCAGAGCAGAAGATCAAGATGGATATCCTGCGAGCGCTGAGCACGGAGCAGCTCTTCAGACTGCTCTCTGACCCTGATGTCAACGTGCTCATGAAGACCCTGGGACTGCTGAGGAACCTGCTCTCCACACGGCCG CACATCGATCAGATCATGAGCTCTCACGGGAAGCAGATCATGCAGGCGGTCACTCTGATCCTGGAGGGAGAGCACAACATCGAGGTCAAGGAGCAG ACGCTCTGTATCTTGGCTAACATTGCTGACGGAACAACCGCCAAGGATCTGATTATGATCAATGATGACATCCTACAGAAGATTAAATATTACATG gggcACTCCAATGTGAAGCTGCAGCTCGCCGCCACCTTCTGCATCTCCAACCTGATCTGGAACGAggaggagg GCTCTCAGGAGCGGCAGGACAGGCTCAGAGAGATGGGTTTTGTAGATATTCTACACAAACTGACACAGTCTGCTGACCCCAGCCTCTGTGATCG agcGAAGACCGCGATGCAGCAGTACCTGGCGTGA
- the LOC117426806 gene encoding armadillo repeat-containing protein 8 isoform X3 — MEVTASSRHYVDRLFDPDPQKVLLGVIDMKNAVIGNNKQKANLIVLGAVPRLLYLLQQDSSGAELRTECAVVLGSLAMGTENNVKSLVDCHIIPALLQGLLSQDLKFIEACLRCLRTVFISTVTPVQLLYTDAAVIPHLMSLLSRSRRTQEYICQIFSHCCKTPDHQMILYNHGAIQNIAHLLISFSYKVQMQALKCFSVLAYENPQVSMTLVNVLVDGELLSQVFVRMMQRDKPIEMQLTAAKCLTYMCRAGAIRTDDNCIVLKTLPCLVRMCSKERLLEERVDGAETLAYLIEPDVELQRIASITDHLIAMLADYFKYPSSVSAITDIKRLDHDLKHAHELRQAAFKLYASLGANDEDIRKKIIETENMMDRIVSGLSESSIKVRLAAVRCLHSLSRSVQQLRTSFQDHAVWKPLMKLLQNAPEEVLVMASSTLCNLLLEFSPSKEPILESGAIDLLCSLTQSESPALRVNGIWALMNMAFQAEQKIKMDILRALSTEQLFRLLSDPDVNVLMKTLGLLRNLLSTRPHIDQIMSSHGKQIMQAVTLILEGEHNIEVKEQTLCILANIADGTTAKDLIMINDDILQKIKYYMGHSNVKLQLAATFCISNLIWNEEEGSQERQDRLREMGFVDILHKLTQSADPSLCDRAKTAMQQYLA, encoded by the exons ATG GAGGTCACAGCTAGCAGTCGCCATTATGTTGACAGACTCTTCGACCCAGACCCACAGAAAGTGCTGCTGGGAGTCAT tgACATGAAGAATGCAGTCATCGGAAACAACAAGCAGAAGGCAAACCTGATCGTGCTGGGAGCTGTTCCCAG GCTGCTGTACCTCCTCCAGCAGGACTCCTCTGGCGCGGAGCTGCGGACCGAGTGTGCCGTGGTGCTGGGCAGCCTGGCCATGGGCACCGAGAACAACGTCAAGTCCCTGGTGGACTGCCACATCATCCCTGCCCTGCTGCAAG GTCTTCTCTCTCAGGACCTCAAGTTCATTGAGGCTTGTCTGCGCTGCTTGCGGACGGTCTTCATCAGCACTGTCACTCCTGTGCAGCTCCTCTATACG GATGCAGCAGTGATCCCTCACCTCATGTCTTTGTTAAGCCGGTCGAGACGCACACAGGAGTACATCTGTCAGATCTTCTCTCACTGCTGCAAG ACTCCAGACCATCAGATGATACTCTACAACCACGGGGCTATCCAGAACATTGCACACCTCCTGATCTCCTTTTCATACAAG GTACAAATGCAGGCACTGAAATGCTTCTCGGTCCTGGCCTACGAAAACCCTCAGGTCTCCATGACTCTGGTGAATG tgctgGTGGATGGAGAGCTGCTATCTCAGGTATTCGTCAGGATGATGCAGAGGGACAAGCCCATTGAAATGCAGCTCACAGCAGCCAAATG CCTAACGTACATGTGCAGAGCTGGAGCCATCAGGACTGATGATAACTGCATTGTGTTAAAG ACTCTGCCCTGTCTGGTGCGCATGTGCAGTAAGGAGCGCTTGCTGGAGGAGAGGGTGGACGGTGCAGAGACGCTGGCCTATCTGATTGAGCCGGATGTGGAGCTGCAGAGAATCGCCAGCATCACTGACCACCTGATCGCCATGCTCGCAGACTACTTCAAATACCCCAGCTCTGTCAGCGCCATCACAGACATCAAGCGG CTGGACCATGACCTGAAGCATGCCCACGAGCTGCGACAGGCGGCCTTCAAGCTCTATGCATCTCTGGGGGCAAACGACGAGGACATCCGGAAGAAG ATAATTGAAACTGAGAATATGATGGACCGAATTGTCAGTGGATTGTCAGAGTCTAGTATCAAGGTGCGGTTAGCGGCCGTCAG GTGTCTGCACAGCCTGTCTCGCTCCGTTCAGCAGCTCCGGACCAGCTTCCAGGACCACGCTGTGTGGAAACCACTGATGAAG CTGCTACAGAATGCTCCGGAAGAGGTCCTGGTCATGGCCTCCTCCACACTGTGCAACCTGCTGCTTGAGTTCTCCCCCAGCAAGGAG CCGATTCTGGAGTCCGGAGCGATCGATCTTTTGTGCAGCCTGACTCAGAGTGAGAGCCCAGCGCTGCGGGTCAATGGGATCTGGGCACTCATG AACATGGCGTTCCAGGCAGAGCAGAAGATCAAGATGGATATCCTGCGAGCGCTGAGCACGGAGCAGCTCTTCAGACTGCTCTCTGACCCTGATGTCAACGTGCTCATGAAGACCCTGGGACTGCTGAGGAACCTGCTCTCCACACGGCCG CACATCGATCAGATCATGAGCTCTCACGGGAAGCAGATCATGCAGGCGGTCACTCTGATCCTGGAGGGAGAGCACAACATCGAGGTCAAGGAGCAG ACGCTCTGTATCTTGGCTAACATTGCTGACGGAACAACCGCCAAGGATCTGATTATGATCAATGATGACATCCTACAGAAGATTAAATATTACATG gggcACTCCAATGTGAAGCTGCAGCTCGCCGCCACCTTCTGCATCTCCAACCTGATCTGGAACGAggaggagg GCTCTCAGGAGCGGCAGGACAGGCTCAGAGAGATGGGTTTTGTAGATATTCTACACAAACTGACACAGTCTGCTGACCCCAGCCTCTGTGATCG agcGAAGACCGCGATGCAGCAGTACCTGGCGTGA